One Orrella dioscoreae genomic window carries:
- a CDS encoding molybdopterin-dependent oxidoreductase — protein MTQTTVKQGFCTLCRSRCGTLNEVRDDMLVAVRPDPSHPTGQAMCMKGKAAPELVHSPHRLHSPMRRTRPKTDEDPGWVRISWEEALAEVARQLGHYRDTCGAESVVFAVTTPSGTPLGDSIDWIERFVRSFGSPNICYATEICNWHKDFAHAFTFGCGMPPADYAQADLILLWGHNPTNTWLAQANAVGQGRAQGARLVVVDPRPTALAQQADAWMPVRPGTDAALALALSHLLIESGRYDETFVRDWTNAPLLVREDNGLFLKERDLWPDAAQDRYMAWHQAARRAVPYDTELAAAEQGSADFSLRGRVVVPGTALACRPAFDHLAAMCASYPPDVAERVTGVPAATLHAVADLLAGSKRIAYHAWTGIGQHTNATQSERAVATLYALCGSFDKVGGNRVRQGALTNPVNALALLPASQRAKALGLQERPIGPPAHGWVTARDTYRAILRGEPYKVRAMMAFGTNLPVSQGDTAMAREALSQLDFHVHCDLFETPASRYADIFLPINTPWEREGLRIGFEINDRAAGWVQLRQRMVTPRGESRSDNEILFDLATRLGMGEQFFGGSLDAGWNHLLAPSGLTVEALRANPGGLACPVEAAEQKYAQRTPTGVRGFGTPTRRVELYSETLLKHGQPAIASHIEPADSPRDAKATRNGRYPYVLTSAKNGFYCHSQHRSLVSLRKRSPEPQVELSPGLARGKGIVDGDWVRLRTRIGEARFVARVTPQLADDVVVAEFGWWQACTELDRGEQPVDGGTGSNFNALISADHCDPVSGSVPHRSFLCDIDLDPATALRQRAWSGFRPFRVSELRQEADGVLGIHVEAVDGGQLPDFRPGQHVTLQFALPDGTPVVRAYSLTGAAHVPGRRGYSIAVRHQRGKAADGTPFEGVASGHLHRALKVGQVIDLRAPAGGFVIPRVSPQPLVLFAGGIGITPFISLLESLPDDNDGPEIVLFYANLNGATHAFRDRLAEHCARLPRLRVENHYNAPRGQDRLGVDYQSGERIDASVVSDALIAQRARFYMCGPPAMMDNVRAGLVARGVPNFDIFHEVFRSPAALPADTDQRFQVSFARAGRGPLTWTAKQGTLLTFAESQGLQMPSGCRVGQCESCAVPIVSGKVRHLHGREPEDPSVCLTCQAVPIEDVVLDA, from the coding sequence ATGACTCAGACCACGGTCAAGCAAGGCTTCTGCACCCTGTGCCGCTCGCGTTGCGGCACCTTGAACGAGGTCCGCGACGACATGCTCGTCGCGGTCCGGCCCGACCCCTCGCATCCCACCGGCCAGGCGATGTGCATGAAAGGCAAGGCGGCGCCGGAGCTGGTGCACAGCCCGCACCGCCTGCACTCCCCCATGCGCCGCACCCGGCCCAAGACCGACGAGGACCCGGGCTGGGTGCGCATCAGCTGGGAAGAGGCGCTGGCCGAAGTGGCCAGGCAGCTGGGTCATTACCGCGACACCTGCGGCGCCGAGTCGGTGGTGTTTGCCGTGACCACGCCCAGCGGCACGCCGCTGGGCGACAGCATCGACTGGATCGAGCGCTTCGTGCGCAGCTTCGGCAGCCCGAACATCTGCTATGCCACCGAGATCTGCAACTGGCACAAGGACTTCGCGCATGCGTTTACCTTCGGCTGCGGCATGCCGCCTGCCGACTATGCGCAAGCCGACCTGATCCTGCTGTGGGGCCACAACCCCACCAACACCTGGCTGGCGCAGGCCAATGCCGTGGGCCAGGGCCGCGCCCAGGGCGCCAGGCTGGTGGTGGTGGACCCGCGGCCGACGGCGCTGGCGCAGCAGGCGGACGCATGGATGCCGGTGCGTCCGGGCACGGATGCCGCGCTGGCGCTGGCCCTGTCGCACCTGTTGATCGAGTCGGGACGCTATGACGAGACCTTCGTGCGCGACTGGACCAACGCGCCCCTGCTGGTGCGCGAGGACAATGGACTGTTCCTGAAGGAACGCGACCTCTGGCCCGACGCCGCGCAGGACCGCTACATGGCGTGGCACCAGGCCGCCCGGCGCGCGGTGCCCTATGACACCGAACTGGCGGCCGCCGAGCAAGGCAGTGCCGATTTCAGCCTGCGCGGGCGCGTCGTGGTGCCTGGCACGGCGCTGGCGTGCCGGCCTGCGTTCGACCACCTGGCGGCCATGTGCGCCAGCTATCCGCCCGACGTCGCCGAGCGCGTGACGGGCGTGCCGGCCGCGACGCTGCATGCGGTGGCCGACCTGCTGGCGGGCAGCAAGCGCATCGCCTATCACGCCTGGACGGGCATCGGCCAGCACACCAACGCGACGCAATCCGAGCGCGCGGTGGCGACGCTGTACGCCCTGTGCGGCAGCTTCGACAAGGTGGGCGGCAACCGGGTGCGCCAGGGCGCGCTGACCAATCCGGTAAATGCCCTGGCACTGCTGCCGGCCAGCCAGCGCGCCAAGGCGCTGGGCTTGCAGGAACGCCCCATCGGCCCGCCCGCCCACGGCTGGGTGACGGCGCGCGATACCTACAGGGCGATCCTGCGGGGCGAGCCTTACAAGGTGCGCGCGATGATGGCCTTCGGGACCAATCTGCCGGTGTCGCAGGGCGACACCGCGATGGCCCGGGAGGCGCTGTCGCAGCTGGACTTCCACGTGCACTGCGACCTGTTCGAGACGCCCGCCTCCCGTTACGCGGACATCTTCCTGCCGATCAACACGCCCTGGGAGCGCGAAGGCCTGCGCATCGGCTTCGAGATCAACGACCGCGCCGCGGGCTGGGTGCAGTTGCGCCAGCGCATGGTCACGCCGCGCGGCGAGTCGCGCTCGGACAACGAGATCCTGTTCGACCTGGCAACCCGGCTGGGCATGGGCGAGCAGTTCTTCGGCGGCAGCCTGGACGCCGGCTGGAACCACCTGCTGGCGCCCTCGGGCCTGACGGTCGAGGCCTTGCGCGCCAACCCGGGCGGCCTGGCCTGTCCGGTGGAGGCGGCCGAACAGAAATACGCGCAACGCACGCCGACGGGCGTTCGGGGCTTCGGCACGCCCACCCGCCGGGTGGAGCTGTATTCGGAAACGCTGCTCAAGCACGGGCAGCCCGCCATTGCCAGCCATATCGAGCCTGCCGATTCCCCACGCGATGCCAAGGCGACGCGCAACGGCCGCTACCCCTATGTGCTGACTTCGGCCAAGAATGGCTTCTATTGCCACAGCCAGCATCGAAGCCTGGTCTCCTTGCGCAAGCGTTCGCCGGAGCCGCAAGTGGAACTGAGCCCCGGACTGGCGCGCGGCAAGGGCATCGTCGACGGCGACTGGGTGCGGCTGCGCACGCGCATCGGCGAGGCGCGCTTCGTGGCGCGTGTCACCCCGCAACTGGCCGATGACGTGGTGGTGGCGGAGTTCGGCTGGTGGCAGGCCTGTACGGAACTCGATCGCGGCGAACAGCCTGTCGATGGCGGCACGGGCAGCAACTTCAATGCGCTGATCTCGGCCGACCATTGCGACCCGGTCAGCGGCTCCGTGCCGCATCGCTCCTTCCTGTGCGACATCGACCTGGATCCCGCGACGGCACTGCGCCAGCGCGCCTGGTCCGGCTTCCGGCCGTTCCGGGTCAGCGAGCTGCGGCAGGAAGCCGACGGCGTGCTGGGCATCCATGTCGAAGCCGTCGATGGCGGGCAACTGCCCGACTTCCGGCCCGGCCAGCACGTGACGCTGCAATTCGCGCTGCCCGACGGCACGCCGGTGGTGCGCGCCTATTCGCTGACCGGCGCGGCGCACGTGCCCGGGCGGCGCGGCTACAGCATCGCCGTGCGCCACCAGCGCGGCAAGGCTGCCGACGGCACGCCCTTCGAGGGCGTGGCTTCCGGCCACCTGCATCGCGCGCTCAAGGTCGGCCAGGTGATCGACCTGCGCGCGCCCGCCGGCGGTTTCGTGATTCCCCGCGTGTCGCCGCAACCGCTGGTGCTCTTTGCCGGCGGCATCGGCATCACGCCATTCATCAGCCTGCTGGAATCCTTGCCCGACGACAACGACGGGCCGGAGATCGTGCTGTTCTATGCCAATCTCAACGGCGCCACGCATGCGTTCCGCGACCGCCTCGCCGAACACTGCGCGCGCCTGCCCCGCCTGCGCGTGGAGAATCACTACAACGCGCCACGCGGCCAGGACCGCCTGGGCGTGGACTACCAATCCGGCGAGCGTATCGACGCCAGCGTGGTCAGCGATGCGTTGATCGCGCAGCGGGCGCGTTTCTACATGTGCGGCCCGCCCGCCATGATGGACAACGTGCGCGCGGGGCTGGTGGCGCGCGGCGTGCCGAACTTCGACATCTTCCACGAAGTGTTCCGCTCGCCCGCGGCCCTGCCCGCCGACACGGACCAGCGCTTCCAGGTGTCCTTCGCGCGGGCCGGCCGCGGACCGCTGACCTGGACCGCGAAGCAGGGGACGCTGCTAACCTTTGCCGAGTCGCAGGGCCTGCAGATGCCCAGCGGCTGCCGCGTGGGCCAGTGCGAAAGCTGTGCCGTGCCCATCGTTTCCGGCAAGGTGCGCCACCTGCACGGCAGGGAGCCCGAGGACCCGTCGGTCTGCCTGACCTGCCAGGCCGTTCCCATCGAAGACGTCGTGCTCGACGCCTGA
- the lhpI gene encoding bifunctional Delta(1)-pyrroline-2-carboxylate/Delta(1)-piperideine-2-carboxylate reductase, which translates to MRIIDAEATRRALAFDRLIPALQAMFVQGCEVPLRHTHSLAAPGGDARTVLLMPAWQVDGYFGLKTVGIFPGNASRGLPGLHSTYLLFDASTGVPLAQLDGNEITSRRTAAASALAASYLAPEQASSLLVVGAGRVGSLVPEAFRAVRPIERVTVWDRNDAAAAALVERLRAQGIAASAAGDLATAVRDADIVSCATLATEPVVQGEWLRPDSHLDLIGSFKPDMREADDACFAGARLFVDTQEALQKSGELLGPMSRGVFTEQDVQATLADLCSGRHAGRQGRSGRTVFKAVGTALEDLAAATVVYAQQEI; encoded by the coding sequence ATGAGAATCATCGACGCTGAAGCCACCCGCCGCGCCCTGGCCTTCGACCGGCTGATCCCGGCCCTGCAGGCCATGTTCGTGCAAGGTTGCGAAGTGCCGCTGCGCCACACCCACTCGCTGGCCGCGCCCGGCGGCGACGCACGCACCGTGCTGTTGATGCCGGCCTGGCAGGTCGACGGCTATTTCGGCCTGAAGACCGTCGGCATCTTCCCCGGCAACGCCAGCCGCGGCCTGCCCGGCCTGCATTCGACCTATCTGCTGTTCGACGCCAGCACCGGCGTGCCGCTGGCGCAGCTCGACGGCAACGAGATCACCTCGCGCCGCACCGCGGCCGCCTCGGCGCTGGCCGCGTCCTACCTGGCGCCCGAGCAGGCAAGCAGCCTGCTGGTGGTTGGCGCCGGACGCGTGGGCAGCCTGGTGCCCGAAGCCTTCCGCGCCGTGCGCCCCATCGAGCGGGTGACGGTCTGGGACCGCAACGACGCCGCGGCCGCGGCGCTGGTTGAACGGCTGCGCGCGCAAGGCATCGCTGCCTCGGCGGCCGGCGACCTTGCCACCGCGGTGCGGGACGCCGACATCGTGAGCTGCGCCACGCTGGCCACCGAGCCCGTCGTGCAGGGTGAATGGCTGCGCCCCGACAGCCACCTCGACCTGATCGGCAGCTTCAAGCCGGACATGCGCGAGGCCGACGACGCCTGCTTCGCGGGCGCGCGGCTCTTCGTCGACACGCAGGAAGCGCTGCAGAAAAGCGGCGAGCTGCTGGGCCCGATGTCGCGCGGCGTGTTCACCGAGCAGGACGTGCAGGCCACGCTGGCCGACCTGTGCAGCGGCAGGCATGCCGGCCGCCAGGGCCGGTCGGGCCGCACGGTCTTCAAGGCCGTGGGCACGGCGCTGGAAGACCTGGCCGCCGCCACGGTGGTGTATGCGCAGCAGGAAATCTGA